From the genome of Rhineura floridana isolate rRhiFlo1 chromosome 7, rRhiFlo1.hap2, whole genome shotgun sequence, one region includes:
- the ZNF365 gene encoding protein ZNF365 isoform X3: MQQNTFEESRYPWQESFENVGVCMPFRCPRCGDHTRFRTLSSLRAHLEYNHSYEDRSLLTKCNLFSSLRDTDLISSDPLTQGMLGDSTNVMKPKTSYLNFCNTSGKNIKNRKSLEVEAERQVSFGSNYMSGESIDEPISKAGLATTDSKASFEAHVRDKFNRMVEAVDKTIEKRIDKLTKELAQKTAELLEVRAAFVQLSQKKQEVQRRERALNRQVDVAVEMIAVLKQRLTESEEELHRKEEEVVIFNHFLEEAAEKEVCGKARLQHFIENLLQRVDLAEKQLDYYQNQQILGNYSEVSEYVFTDMSSSKKPRCLYQQPRKPTRLL, encoded by the exons ATGCAACAGAACACTTTTGAAGAAAGCAGATACCCTTGGCAGGAGTCGTTTGAAAATGTCGGCGTCTGCATGCCATTCCGTTGCCCACGATGTGGAGACCACACCAGATTCAGGACCCTGTCTTCCTTGAGAGCCCATCTAGAATACAACCATAGTTATGAAGATCGAAGCCTTCTGACAAAATGCAACCTCTTTTCTTCCCTCAGAGATACAGACCTGATCTCTTCCGATCCCCTGACACAAGGAATGCTTGGGGACAGCACCAATGTCATGAAACCAAAGACATCATATCTAAACTTCTGCAACACATCAGGCAAGAATATAAAGAACAGGAAGTCATTGGAGGTGGAAGCGGAAAGGCAAGTGTCTTTTGGGTCAAATTACATGTCAGGAGAATCCATTGATGAGCCCATTtctaaagcagggttggcaacaacTGACTCCAAAGCCTCGTTCGAGGCCCATGTGAGAGACAAGTTTAACAGAATGGTCGAAGCAGTGGACAAAACGATAGAGAAGAGGATCGACAAGCTGACCAAAGAGCTGGCCCAAAAGACTGCCGAACTCTTGGAGGTTCGGGCGGCTTTTGTGCAGCTTTCTCAGAAGAAGCAGGAAGTCCAGAGGCGAGAGAGGGCCCTCAACAGACAAGTGGATGTGGCCGTTGAGATGATCGCGGTGCTGAAGCAGCGGCTGACAGAGTCAGAGGAGGAGCTCCACAGGAAGGAAGA AGAAGTAGTTATATTTAATCACTTCCTGGAGGAAGCGGCCGAGAAGGAGGTTTGTGGCAAAGCCAGGCTCCAGCACTTCATTGAGAATCTGCTGCAGCGGGTTGATCTGGCCGAAAAGCAGTTGGATTATTATCAGAATCAGCAGATCCTGGGCAACTACAGTGAAGTCAGTGAATATGTG
- the ZNF365 gene encoding protein ZNF365 isoform X4, giving the protein MQQNTFEESRYPWQESFENVGVCMPFRCPRCGDHTRFRTLSSLRAHLEYNHSYEDRSLLTKCNLFSSLRDTDLISSDPLTQGMLGDSTNVMKPKTSYLNFCNTSGKNIKNRKSLEVEAERQVSFGSNYMSGESIDEPISKAGLATTDSKASFEAHVRDKFNRMVEAVDKTIEKRIDKLTKELAQKTAELLEVRAAFVQLSQKKQEVQRRERALNRQVDVAVEMIAVLKQRLTESEEELHRKEEEVVIFNHFLEEAAEKEVCGKARLQHFIENLLQRVDLAEKQLDYYQNQQILGNYSEVSEYVFTDMSSSKKPRCLYQPRKPTRLL; this is encoded by the exons ATGCAACAGAACACTTTTGAAGAAAGCAGATACCCTTGGCAGGAGTCGTTTGAAAATGTCGGCGTCTGCATGCCATTCCGTTGCCCACGATGTGGAGACCACACCAGATTCAGGACCCTGTCTTCCTTGAGAGCCCATCTAGAATACAACCATAGTTATGAAGATCGAAGCCTTCTGACAAAATGCAACCTCTTTTCTTCCCTCAGAGATACAGACCTGATCTCTTCCGATCCCCTGACACAAGGAATGCTTGGGGACAGCACCAATGTCATGAAACCAAAGACATCATATCTAAACTTCTGCAACACATCAGGCAAGAATATAAAGAACAGGAAGTCATTGGAGGTGGAAGCGGAAAGGCAAGTGTCTTTTGGGTCAAATTACATGTCAGGAGAATCCATTGATGAGCCCATTtctaaagcagggttggcaacaacTGACTCCAAAGCCTCGTTCGAGGCCCATGTGAGAGACAAGTTTAACAGAATGGTCGAAGCAGTGGACAAAACGATAGAGAAGAGGATCGACAAGCTGACCAAAGAGCTGGCCCAAAAGACTGCCGAACTCTTGGAGGTTCGGGCGGCTTTTGTGCAGCTTTCTCAGAAGAAGCAGGAAGTCCAGAGGCGAGAGAGGGCCCTCAACAGACAAGTGGATGTGGCCGTTGAGATGATCGCGGTGCTGAAGCAGCGGCTGACAGAGTCAGAGGAGGAGCTCCACAGGAAGGAAGA AGAAGTAGTTATATTTAATCACTTCCTGGAGGAAGCGGCCGAGAAGGAGGTTTGTGGCAAAGCCAGGCTCCAGCACTTCATTGAGAATCTGCTGCAGCGGGTTGATCTGGCCGAAAAGCAGTTGGATTATTATCAGAATCAGCAGATCCTGGGCAACTACAGTGAAGTCAGTGAATATGTG